In Pelosinus sp. IPA-1, a single window of DNA contains:
- a CDS encoding SAM-dependent methyltransferase has protein sequence MANKKSGQTAFSVAAGRLIEQYQPKEIRLFTDPVIKNLFNWPVQFLIQFKIIRDWIIRFSDNKTKGIHGSQICRTKYIDDSLQSAIESGIEQVVILGAGLDTRPYRISGRDHIKFFEIDMPSIQDYKKKKVKNYLGSLPENVVFIPIDFNIQTLDEVIAGKGLDFSKPIVFIWEGVTPYITEEAVGNTLRFISKISPGSILVFTYILKSVIEKNSDIEGAYDLVKYLEKYGITWHFGLDPSDVSSFLKKFNLKLIEDVGTAYFQKKYLKPLGRQLNVSEIERIVYATVI, from the coding sequence ATGGCGAATAAAAAAAGTGGGCAAACCGCCTTTAGCGTAGCGGCAGGACGGTTGATTGAACAGTATCAACCAAAGGAAATCAGACTTTTTACCGATCCTGTAATTAAAAATCTTTTTAATTGGCCTGTCCAGTTCCTGATACAATTCAAAATAATTAGAGATTGGATAATAAGATTCAGTGACAACAAAACCAAGGGTATTCATGGTTCACAAATTTGTCGAACTAAATATATTGACGATTCGCTTCAATCAGCTATCGAAAGTGGGATCGAACAAGTTGTAATATTGGGTGCCGGTCTGGATACACGTCCGTATAGGATATCAGGTCGCGACCATATTAAGTTTTTCGAAATAGACATGCCTTCGATCCAGGACTACAAAAAGAAAAAAGTTAAAAACTACCTCGGTTCATTGCCGGAAAATGTCGTTTTCATTCCTATTGACTTCAATATTCAAACTCTGGATGAGGTTATTGCTGGAAAAGGGTTGGACTTTTCTAAGCCTATCGTTTTTATCTGGGAAGGGGTTACACCGTATATTACTGAAGAAGCCGTAGGCAACACTCTGCGTTTTATTTCAAAAATTTCGCCAGGGAGTATCTTGGTGTTTACGTATATTCTAAAAAGCGTGATAGAAAAAAACTCCGACATTGAAGGCGCGTACGATCTGGTGAAATATCTCGAAAAATACGGGATTACTTGGCATTTTGGACTTGACCCGTCTGATGTATCCAGTTTTCTCAAGAAATTTAACCTTAAGCTAATCGAAGATGTTGGAACTGCGTACTTTCAGAAAAAATATTTAAAACCGCTCGGGCGGCAGTTAAACGTGTCAGAAATTGAAAGGATAGTTTATGCAACGGTTATTTAA
- a CDS encoding aldo/keto reductase, whose translation MVNVTLGRTGITVNRNGFGALPVQRVSNDEAVKLLRKAYDNGINFFDTARSYTDSEYKIGLALSNVRDKIIIATKTPSTTVQGFWSDLEKSLNLLKTDYIDIYQFHNPSFCPKPNDGTGLYEAMLEAKKQGKIRFIGITNHRLPVAIEAVDSGLYDTLQFPFSYIADQKDEDLVKLCKDKNVGYICMKALAGGLITRSDTAYAYLSQFNNTLPIWGIQRENELDEFISYIENPPIMTTEIREYIENERKELVGEFCRGCGYCMPCPAGIEINTCARMSLLLRRSTTKGLLSEEGQAKMKKIEDCINCGNCKIHCPYGLDTPNLLKRNYEDYRQHLKKI comes from the coding sequence ATGGTAAATGTTACGTTGGGGAGAACAGGAATAACAGTAAATAGAAATGGATTTGGTGCTCTTCCAGTTCAACGTGTATCTAATGATGAAGCAGTGAAGCTGTTAAGAAAAGCCTATGATAATGGTATTAATTTTTTTGATACAGCAAGAAGTTATACCGATAGTGAGTATAAAATAGGTCTTGCTTTAAGCAATGTAAGAGATAAAATAATTATTGCAACAAAAACACCATCTACTACAGTTCAAGGATTTTGGAGTGATTTAGAAAAGAGCCTTAATTTACTTAAAACAGATTATATTGATATTTACCAGTTTCACAATCCAAGTTTTTGTCCTAAACCTAATGATGGAACAGGACTTTATGAAGCTATGTTAGAGGCAAAAAAGCAAGGGAAAATTCGCTTTATTGGTATTACAAATCATAGACTTCCAGTTGCCATAGAAGCGGTTGACTCAGGACTTTACGACACTTTACAGTTTCCATTTAGCTATATTGCGGATCAAAAAGATGAGGACTTGGTAAAGCTATGCAAAGATAAGAATGTGGGTTACATATGTATGAAGGCGCTGGCTGGTGGGCTTATAACAAGAAGTGATACGGCTTATGCGTACCTTTCTCAATTTAACAACACTTTACCTATTTGGGGGATTCAACGAGAAAATGAGCTTGATGAATTTATTTCTTATATAGAAAACCCACCTATAATGACTACTGAGATTCGAGAGTATATTGAAAATGAAAGAAAAGAGCTTGTAGGCGAATTCTGTCGTGGTTGTGGATATTGCATGCCATGTCCTGCAGGCATAGAGATTAACACCTGTGCAAGAATGTCTCTGCTTCTTCGCAGGTCTACAACTAAAGGACTTCTTTCAGAAGAAGGACAAGCAAAGATGAAAAAAATAGAGGATTGTATAAATTGTGGTAACTGTAAGATTCATTGTCCTTATGGTCTTGATACTCCAAATCTTTTAAAGAGAAATTATGAGGATTATAGACAACACCTTAAAAAAATATGA
- a CDS encoding GDSL-type esterase/lipase family protein yields MKVNKFIVFLIIVTLILSFALTSNSSVTSSASVVQPNKIHLTWKNSEDVVAYEMEVMTKPYKPNDSVPAKDIVYHTVDIFAPGIELDLNQLTIQHIDKTYYRVRPLDLNRKPLAIFSEPMPLSSGQLNPTKPQPTALFNTNRPVPLYPTYSWIPVLGAEHYVVEVTKGAPENPNGIIPSIKRVRSYIVDEGFDCYDIHAYVEEGTYYWRVIALNRYYYPIGTYSDAIPFHVSVKHYTWAVFGDSITHGGGAVSNPPSDIRFDYSSYIPYEIKNLGKSGDSVESLVERFNSDVLPFQPKYLFILGGGNSIRGGTKAEDVIEQFQRLINKCEQNNITPIFLTIPPINPDGIERVFKKPSTNDWQHQTDIVNTFLKKQQYVIDINPLLSDNRGFLPTMYSQDGLHPDISGKKVMADAVNRFLLTFDRI; encoded by the coding sequence ATGAAAGTTAATAAATTTATAGTTTTCCTTATTATTGTTACCTTAATATTGAGTTTTGCCTTAACATCGAACTCTTCCGTAACATCGAGCGCTTCCGTCGTTCAACCCAATAAGATACATCTTACGTGGAAAAATAGCGAAGATGTTGTGGCTTATGAAATGGAGGTAATGACCAAACCTTATAAGCCGAATGATTCAGTACCAGCAAAAGATATCGTCTACCATACAGTAGATATTTTTGCTCCTGGCATTGAATTAGATTTAAATCAGCTTACTATTCAACATATTGATAAAACATACTATAGAGTTAGACCCTTAGATTTAAATAGGAAGCCCCTCGCGATTTTTTCTGAACCTATGCCGTTATCAAGTGGGCAATTAAATCCTACAAAGCCGCAGCCCACAGCTCTTTTTAATACAAATCGACCAGTACCGCTTTACCCGACATATTCTTGGATCCCAGTACTCGGAGCTGAACATTACGTTGTTGAGGTTACTAAGGGTGCTCCTGAAAACCCCAATGGAATTATTCCCTCAATAAAGCGAGTACGTAGTTACATCGTGGATGAAGGGTTTGATTGTTATGACATACATGCTTATGTCGAAGAGGGTACCTATTACTGGAGAGTAATTGCACTTAATCGCTACTATTACCCGATAGGTACTTACTCGGATGCTATTCCTTTTCATGTTTCTGTAAAACATTATACATGGGCAGTTTTTGGTGACAGTATTACTCATGGTGGAGGAGCTGTCTCTAATCCACCTTCAGATATTAGATTTGACTACTCGTCGTACATACCTTATGAAATTAAAAACTTGGGTAAAAGCGGTGACAGTGTTGAATCATTGGTCGAGCGTTTCAATAGTGACGTTTTGCCATTTCAGCCAAAATATCTTTTTATACTGGGGGGTGGTAACAGTATAAGAGGCGGAACGAAGGCTGAGGATGTAATCGAGCAATTCCAAAGGCTAATCAATAAATGTGAGCAAAACAACATAACTCCAATTTTTTTAACTATTCCACCTATCAATCCAGACGGAATTGAACGAGTCTTTAAGAAGCCATCTACTAACGATTGGCAGCACCAAACCGATATTGTAAATACTTTCCTAAAAAAGCAACAATATGTAATTGATATTAACCCTTTATTAAGCGATAATAGAGGCTTTTTGCCAACTATGTATTCACAAGATGGTTTACATCCTGATATCTCAGGTAAAAAGGTAATGGCTGATGCTGTAAATAGATTCCTTCTTACTTTTGATAGAATTTGA
- a CDS encoding TetR-like C-terminal domain-containing protein — translation MEIDDSEFIAKLRATSFEGLRKLIERDKERGLIKPGIDSDLVIEMIYGLIWKQFSLVGFDKDLFLKRINDGMTIIKSGITIRAT, via the coding sequence ATGGAGATAGATGACAGCGAGTTCATAGCTAAGCTCCGTGCCACTTCGTTCGAAGGATTGAGAAAACTGATCGAGCGTGACAAAGAACGCGGTCTTATAAAGCCAGGAATTGATTCCGACTTGGTAATAGAAATGATTTACGGACTCATCTGGAAGCAGTTTTCTTTAGTTGGGTTCGACAAGGATCTATTTTTAAAAAGGATTAACGACGGTATGACAATAATTAAAAGCGGAATTACAATCAGAGCAACCTGA
- a CDS encoding LrgB family protein, whose product MLAITSFIITIFSYLGAKFLYKKNKLVFLSPLVTCPLVLITLILSFHVSYDVYYAGTQWITQMLQPAMVAFAVPLYKYRGLLIKYGLEISIGVLGGSITAVLSSIIYGKWFHLTPQLLDSLAPRSVTTPIAMDISQTIGGLPTMTASFVIITGIVGLIAGPFILKWFPIHHQVSKGMLLGMGAHGAGTAQAYEIGSIEGAIASLTMIFAGLITIMLAPILVPMII is encoded by the coding sequence ATGTTAGCGATTACTAGTTTCATAATTACTATTTTTAGTTACTTAGGAGCAAAGTTCTTATACAAAAAAAATAAGTTAGTATTTTTATCACCATTAGTCACATGCCCCTTAGTTTTAATTACTTTAATACTGTCCTTTCATGTTTCTTATGATGTCTATTATGCGGGTACTCAATGGATTACTCAAATGTTACAGCCAGCTATGGTTGCTTTTGCAGTCCCATTATATAAATATCGAGGATTGTTAATAAAATATGGCTTAGAAATTAGTATTGGGGTTTTGGGTGGCTCTATTACTGCCGTTTTATCTTCTATTATATATGGTAAGTGGTTTCATTTGACCCCTCAGCTTCTTGATAGTTTGGCACCGCGTTCCGTTACCACCCCAATTGCCATGGATATATCGCAAACGATTGGTGGTTTGCCGACTATGACAGCTAGTTTCGTAATCATAACAGGTATTGTCGGACTTATTGCTGGACCTTTTATTTTAAAATGGTTCCCGATACACCACCAGGTCAGTAAGGGTATGTTATTAGGTATGGGCGCACATGGCGCCGGCACGGCACAAGCATATGAAATCGGTTCTATCGAAGGGGCAATAGCCAGTTTGACGATGATTTTTGCCGGACTTATTACAATTATGCTAGCACCTATTTTAGTACCTATGATAATATAA
- a CDS encoding CBO0543 family protein: MDANYMLYQIRADMWNILLAQWKTDIATPKYWGLVATIIIAYIVWYRLTDKTRLAYLLFYGSLVTVMTSLLDLYGTTAGLWYYKVRLAPFLTSVFLRDWTLVPLTYMLVQQYSPNWRQFFIWNTVGTFFLTVIVVQILSLLDIVQLMKWTYLSGFITSYLVATLSRLAFHLVIQVQNATREEKPSALENTLMHPAFKPLDKEEDDDE; encoded by the coding sequence ATGGATGCAAACTACATGCTTTATCAGATAAGGGCGGACATGTGGAATATATTACTTGCCCAGTGGAAAACTGACATAGCCACTCCGAAGTATTGGGGCCTTGTAGCAACCATCATAATAGCTTATATTGTTTGGTATCGGCTTACGGATAAAACACGGCTGGCTTATCTATTATTTTACGGTTCTCTAGTCACTGTTATGACGAGCCTTCTTGACCTTTACGGAACGACAGCAGGACTATGGTATTACAAGGTTCGACTAGCACCATTCTTAACAAGTGTTTTCCTTCGAGACTGGACTTTAGTACCGCTCACCTACATGCTTGTACAACAATATAGTCCTAATTGGCGACAGTTCTTCATCTGGAATACTGTAGGAACATTCTTCCTCACCGTGATCGTTGTACAAATACTTTCTCTACTAGACATCGTACAATTAATGAAATGGACCTACTTAAGTGGTTTTATCACTTCGTATCTGGTGGCAACCCTCTCTCGCCTAGCTTTTCATTTGGTCATACAGGTTCAAAATGCAACCCGCGAAGAAAAGCCGAGTGCTTTGGAAAATACCTTAATGCATCCGGCGTTTAAGCCATTAGACAAAGAAGAAGACGATGACGAATAA
- a CDS encoding GntP family permease, whose product MPLLIVAIGVILLIVLISKFKLNTFVALLIVSFCVALTLGIPMEKVVSTIETGIGGTLGHIALIFGLGAMLGRLVADAGGAQRIAMTLINKFGETKIEWAVVVSSFIVGIAMFFEVGLVLLIPIVFSIAREMKVSLLSLGIPMLAALLATHSFLPPHPGPTVIAGEYGADIGKVLLYGIIVAIPSVLIAGPIFTRLAKKIVPSAFEKRGSIDSLGDQKEFNLDDTPSFNISLLTAMFPVILMLIATGVKMVIGNAGVDTNVVFRVIAFVGDPSVAMLISLVIAVYTMGINRNISIKEITRSCSSAAASIGMMLLIIGGGGAFKQVLINGGVGKYIAVIFAGTSMSPILLAWIVAAILRISLGSATVAAISTAGLVIPMLAQYNANLALVTLATGCGSAIASHVNDAGFWMVKEYFGLTLKETFATWTLLSTITSVVGLIFILALDEIIK is encoded by the coding sequence ATGCCATTATTAATTGTAGCAATAGGCGTAATTCTATTAATTGTTTTAATTTCTAAATTTAAATTAAATACATTTGTTGCACTCCTGATAGTATCATTTTGTGTAGCACTTACACTGGGTATTCCTATGGAAAAAGTTGTTTCCACGATAGAAACTGGTATTGGCGGAACGTTAGGGCATATTGCACTCATATTTGGTTTGGGTGCAATGTTAGGCCGACTAGTGGCTGATGCTGGTGGTGCACAGCGAATTGCAATGACCTTAATTAATAAATTTGGAGAGACTAAAATAGAGTGGGCCGTTGTAGTTTCCTCATTTATTGTTGGAATCGCAATGTTTTTTGAAGTCGGATTAGTATTGTTGATTCCTATTGTTTTCTCGATTGCAAGGGAAATGAAGGTATCATTATTATCTTTGGGTATCCCAATGCTGGCAGCATTATTGGCCACGCATAGTTTTCTTCCGCCACATCCAGGTCCTACGGTAATCGCTGGGGAGTATGGAGCTGATATTGGGAAAGTCTTGCTATATGGTATTATTGTGGCGATCCCCTCCGTTCTTATAGCGGGTCCAATCTTTACTCGACTCGCAAAAAAGATAGTTCCTTCGGCATTTGAGAAGAGAGGAAGTATTGATTCTTTGGGTGATCAAAAAGAATTTAATCTCGATGACACACCAAGTTTTAATATTAGTTTATTAACAGCCATGTTTCCGGTGATTCTAATGCTGATCGCTACTGGTGTAAAAATGGTAATCGGCAACGCTGGGGTTGATACAAATGTTGTTTTTAGAGTGATTGCATTTGTCGGCGATCCATCCGTGGCAATGCTAATTTCTTTAGTGATTGCAGTGTATACTATGGGAATTAATAGAAATATTTCTATTAAAGAAATTACCAGATCCTGTTCGTCTGCAGCAGCCTCTATCGGTATGATGTTATTGATTATTGGTGGCGGTGGAGCTTTCAAGCAAGTGCTTATTAATGGTGGAGTCGGCAAGTATATAGCAGTTATATTTGCTGGGACATCTATGTCTCCAATTCTTTTAGCATGGATTGTTGCAGCGATATTGCGTATTTCTTTAGGTTCAGCAACTGTTGCGGCGATATCTACGGCTGGTTTAGTTATTCCGATGTTAGCTCAATATAATGCTAATTTGGCATTGGTCACCCTCGCAACAGGTTGCGGCAGTGCCATTGCATCACATGTTAATGATGCTGGATTTTGGATGGTTAAGGAATATTTCGGCTTAACTTTGAAAGAAACGTTTGCTACCTGGACATTGTTATCGACAATTACTTCTGTTGTAGGGCTGATATTTATTTTGGCGTTAGATGAAATAATTAAATAG
- a CDS encoding 3D domain-containing protein yields the protein MNGHGITASGTRVAVGRTVAMSSRYSLGTRICIDGHWYVNEDRGGYIVGDRIDVYVADKEEALRLGRQRKTVKIEEE from the coding sequence ATGAATGGTCATGGAATTACCGCGAGTGGGACTAGGGTAGCCGTAGGGCGCACAGTAGCAATGAGTTCTAGGTATTCCTTGGGAACTAGGATATGCATAGATGGTCATTGGTATGTCAATGAGGACCGAGGTGGTTACATTGTAGGCGATAGGATCGATGTATACGTTGCAGACAAGGAAGAGGCATTGAGACTCGGGAGGCAGAGGAAAACAGTGAAGATCGAGGAAGAATAA
- a CDS encoding IclR family transcriptional regulator codes for MSHKPTERVLNILNLLSVNADGLTLTEISKAISVPKSTLYPILQTMTDMNYIQLGKDSFRYKLGISTFCIGSSYSQDEYMLEFAKSIMKNVVAEIKEICQMGVLEGNNVLYVLKEEPEVGLDIRIISRVGKRLPAYCTALGKALLSNYDIEEVKKLYPKGLIPYTENTITDFDILNNQLLTIRNEHIAKEYEEITKGLCCYAVPLESNGNVIAALSVSVPNFRATKEKLNLITELLLNARRQFGNVNFK; via the coding sequence ATGTCTCATAAGCCTACAGAACGAGTATTAAATATATTAAATCTTTTATCTGTTAATGCAGATGGATTAACTCTTACCGAAATATCTAAAGCTATCTCGGTTCCCAAGAGCACCCTTTACCCTATTTTGCAAACTATGACTGATATGAATTACATCCAACTAGGTAAGGATTCGTTTCGTTATAAACTAGGCATTTCCACCTTCTGTATTGGTTCTTCTTATTCTCAAGATGAATACATGCTTGAATTCGCTAAGTCTATAATGAAAAATGTCGTTGCCGAAATTAAAGAAATCTGCCAAATGGGAGTTTTAGAAGGAAACAATGTTTTATACGTGCTAAAAGAGGAACCCGAAGTAGGCTTGGATATTCGCATTATCTCTCGTGTCGGAAAACGACTTCCCGCATATTGCACCGCATTAGGAAAAGCCTTATTAAGCAACTATGACATTGAAGAAGTAAAAAAATTATATCCCAAGGGCTTAATTCCTTATACAGAGAATACAATTACGGATTTCGATATTCTAAATAATCAATTATTAACAATTAGAAATGAGCATATTGCTAAAGAATACGAAGAAATTACCAAGGGGCTATGTTGCTATGCTGTGCCTTTGGAGTCCAACGGCAATGTAATTGCCGCCCTAAGCGTTAGCGTTCCTAACTTTCGAGCGACTAAAGAAAAATTAAATTTAATAACCGAATTGTTACTGAATGCCCGCAGACAGTTCGGTAATGTTAATTTCAAATAA
- a CDS encoding CidA/LrgA family protein, which produces MYISKIVFQVFILLGSSILGNEITQLFQLHIPGSMVGILLIFLLLETKIIRLEWLEAGANILITELILFFIPSAVGVIQYRQIMLDNGVRFGFVIFLSTVTVMICTGFLAEFVNKIGKGR; this is translated from the coding sequence ATGTATATTTCAAAAATTGTTTTTCAAGTATTTATATTATTAGGTAGTTCCATATTGGGTAATGAGATAACCCAATTATTTCAATTACATATACCTGGTAGCATGGTGGGGATCCTTCTTATATTTCTTTTATTGGAGACTAAGATTATCCGTCTGGAATGGCTAGAAGCAGGCGCTAATATTTTAATCACAGAATTAATCTTATTTTTTATACCATCAGCTGTTGGTGTGATCCAGTATCGGCAAATCATGCTGGACAATGGGGTGCGCTTTGGATTTGTTATTTTTCTTAGCACTGTAACGGTGATGATATGTACAGGATTCTTAGCTGAATTTGTAAATAAAATAGGAAAGGGACGATAA
- a CDS encoding TetR/AcrR family transcriptional regulator, whose product MPKDTFYNLSDDKKRKIFDAAVQEFSTRHFSEASINQIVKAAGIPRGSFYQYFSGKEDLFFYIFEEIVKEKLEIIRQAETIDPDADAFEICIQTT is encoded by the coding sequence TTGCCGAAAGACACTTTTTATAACCTGAGCGATGATAAGAAACGGAAAATTTTTGATGCTGCCGTACAGGAGTTTTCAACCCGACATTTTAGCGAGGCATCCATCAACCAGATTGTAAAGGCTGCTGGGATACCCAGAGGAAGCTTCTATCAGTACTTTAGCGGTAAAGAAGACCTCTTTTTTTATATATTTGAAGAAATAGTAAAGGAAAAACTAGAGATCATCCGTCAGGCGGAAACGATTGACCCGGATGCGGATGCTTTTGAAATCTGTATACAAACAACCTGA
- a CDS encoding YjhG/YagF family D-xylonate dehydratase, with protein MSMKSIYDVKDVSLYNIYTHAEGPKGKLPFSEEYLRESPSGHIFGMTLNAGMGWNPERLNDDDVLILSTQGGIRGEDGRTVAVGLHTGHYELGLQMRAAADELANHGGIPYAAYVTDPCDGRSQGTTGMFDSLPYRNDAAIVFRRLARSLPTRKAVMGIATCDKGLPAMMMALASMHDLPTVLVPGGATLQPVKGEDAGTVQTIGVRFASDEISFDEAAQVGCRACASAGGGCQFFGTAGTSQVIAESLGLAITHSALAPSGQPIWEEVARQSARAVMELKEKGINTSDIITDKAIENAMVLHAAFGGSTNLLLHLPAIAFAANCKVPTVNDWAAINKKVPRLVSVMPIGPVNYPTVSVFLAGGVPEVMLRLRELGLLHEDVMTVTGETLGANLDWWEKSERRKKCRERLEVLDGVNPDDVIMNPAKARERGLRSTVTFPVGNIAPEGSVVKSAAIDPTVIDEDGVFRHTGKAKVFTSEKSAIKAIKDKKIQAGDIMIVMGGGPKGTGMEETYQLTSALKKLPFGKHVSLITDARFSGVSTGACFGHVGPEALVGGPLGKLRDGDLIEIIVDGNQFEGSLNFIGTEENRLSYNEAAEVLKKREMHPGVQPDLDLPDDTKLWAELQSISGGIWKGCVYDVDKIIEVIEAGKKVLADKKRLGF; from the coding sequence ATGTCAATGAAATCAATTTATGATGTAAAAGATGTATCTTTATATAACATTTACACTCATGCTGAGGGGCCAAAGGGAAAGTTGCCTTTTAGTGAAGAGTACTTAAGAGAATCGCCAAGTGGACATATTTTTGGAATGACTCTAAATGCTGGTATGGGCTGGAATCCAGAAAGACTGAATGATGACGATGTACTTATTTTAAGTACTCAAGGGGGAATTCGTGGTGAAGATGGCAGAACTGTAGCTGTGGGGTTGCATACAGGCCACTACGAACTAGGTTTGCAGATGCGTGCAGCCGCAGATGAATTGGCAAACCATGGTGGTATACCATATGCGGCCTATGTTACAGATCCGTGTGATGGGAGAAGCCAAGGAACCACAGGGATGTTTGACTCATTGCCTTATCGTAATGATGCTGCAATCGTGTTTAGACGATTAGCGCGGTCTCTCCCAACAAGAAAAGCGGTAATGGGTATTGCTACTTGTGATAAGGGGTTGCCGGCGATGATGATGGCGTTGGCATCGATGCACGATTTGCCGACTGTTCTTGTTCCAGGAGGAGCAACGCTTCAACCCGTAAAAGGTGAAGATGCTGGGACGGTTCAGACAATAGGTGTTCGATTCGCTAGTGATGAAATTTCTTTTGATGAAGCGGCACAAGTGGGGTGCAGAGCCTGTGCATCTGCCGGTGGTGGGTGTCAATTTTTTGGAACGGCAGGGACCTCTCAAGTAATAGCGGAATCACTCGGACTCGCAATTACACATTCTGCTTTAGCGCCTTCCGGGCAGCCTATTTGGGAAGAAGTTGCAAGACAGTCTGCTAGAGCAGTGATGGAATTAAAGGAAAAGGGTATCAATACAAGCGATATTATTACTGATAAGGCAATTGAGAATGCAATGGTTCTACACGCGGCATTTGGTGGATCGACAAATTTACTTCTTCATTTGCCAGCGATTGCTTTTGCAGCAAATTGTAAAGTGCCTACAGTAAATGATTGGGCCGCTATTAATAAAAAGGTTCCTCGTTTAGTAAGTGTTATGCCAATTGGTCCCGTTAACTATCCAACCGTAAGCGTCTTTTTAGCTGGTGGAGTTCCAGAGGTTATGCTTCGCTTAAGAGAACTTGGTCTGCTGCATGAAGATGTAATGACAGTTACAGGTGAGACGTTAGGAGCTAACTTGGATTGGTGGGAAAAATCGGAAAGACGTAAAAAGTGTAGAGAACGTTTAGAAGTATTAGATGGGGTAAATCCTGACGATGTAATTATGAATCCTGCCAAAGCTAGAGAGAGGGGATTAAGATCTACCGTTACATTTCCTGTTGGAAACATTGCGCCTGAGGGATCTGTTGTTAAATCTGCAGCCATTGACCCGACGGTGATTGATGAAGATGGCGTATTCAGACACACTGGCAAGGCGAAAGTATTTACATCCGAAAAGTCAGCAATTAAAGCAATAAAAGATAAAAAAATACAAGCTGGCGATATTATGATTGTTATGGGGGGAGGTCCGAAGGGAACCGGTATGGAGGAAACGTACCAGCTAACTTCAGCATTGAAAAAACTACCTTTTGGCAAACATGTTTCTCTAATTACGGATGCTAGATTTTCTGGTGTTTCTACAGGAGCTTGCTTTGGACATGTAGGGCCTGAAGCATTGGTTGGCGGGCCACTGGGTAAATTGCGAGATGGGGATTTGATAGAGATTATTGTTGATGGAAATCAGTTTGAAGGCTCACTTAATTTCATCGGAACAGAAGAAAATCGGCTTTCTTATAATGAGGCCGCTGAAGTATTGAAAAAACGAGAGATGCATCCAGGAGTGCAGCCAGATCTAGATTTGCCTGATGATACTAAATTGTGGGCAGAACTTCAGTCCATTAGTGGTGGAATATGGAAAGGCTGTGTCTATGATGTGGATAAAATCATCGAGGTTATTGAAGCTGGAAAAAAAGTTTTAGCAGATAAGAAAAGACTTGGCTTCTGA
- a CDS encoding nuclear transport factor 2 family protein, with product MKKREDKIREYFNLWLTKESAQLKEIFTNEVFYSECYGPEYHGIDQILKWFNDWNKRGTVLQWRIKHFIHEGNCTVAEWYFECEFDGVRDEFNGVSIILFSSDEKIVSLKEFQSKSKHYQPYGEK from the coding sequence TTGAAAAAAAGAGAAGATAAAATTCGAGAGTACTTTAATTTATGGCTTACTAAAGAATCAGCCCAATTAAAAGAAATATTTACAAATGAAGTTTTTTATAGTGAATGTTATGGACCTGAATATCACGGGATTGACCAAATTCTAAAATGGTTTAACGATTGGAATAAAAGAGGAACTGTTTTGCAATGGAGAATAAAGCACTTCATTCATGAGGGGAACTGCACCGTGGCAGAATGGTATTTCGAGTGTGAGTTTGATGGAGTGCGTGATGAATTTAATGGCGTTTCCATTATTTTGTTTAGTTCCGACGAAAAAATTGTTTCTTTAAAAGAGTTTCAGTCAAAATCAAAACATTATCAGCCTTATGGAGAAAAGTAG